GGAAAcgttatttttcatttgttgcACGAATGTCCTTATTAAtaacataacattaaaatgataatatatttttttataggcCACATCTAGGGTAAATCTAGACAACTTAATTCAATCTGTAGCCTTTCTAAAATAGCAGACGTTGACTTctaaataaatgtgtgcaaAAAGTCAGGGCAGCTCTAGTGTCCACCTCTAAAGGCTCATCCTCCCTCTAAAGGGGCGGGCTCTGAGACAGAACTGCGAGCTGATTAGTCCTTTGGATGAGGTAATATGACGTCAGCTCGTTCCCATTGGTCTGACTTGAATGTTACTTCGCCGGGAGAGAATGCGCTCAGCCAATGGGAGCGTCCCCCAGTCTCTGCCGATTGAGTTCCATATATTTCTCACACGCTACAAGCTTCAAGCTCTACTCTGGGTTTTACAGGTGAGTGAGAAACTGTTTAAGAATACTATACATTCTGTGTATGAGAGCCTTAGCTGTGTTGTTTGTGCGTGTGCTTGTTGAAGTTGTTAtgatttgtatttgtgtgtaaaaAGTActtattttagtcaaaaaagggacagaaaacttaaaaaaaagaaactcgAATGTACAGTTCAGCAGTTGTAacgtaaacaaagtcattaagaatggtttgatgtgaaatggttaTTTGTAGAGCAACTAACTCCCCCTGAATTCTTGACAGTAGTGGTGATAGTTAATATCCCACCTTTGGGACTCACATGGGTTGGATTAGCTGGGTTCCAGATGGGTTAATAGTGTGACCCAGGTGGGCTTCATAAATCAGATATATCTTGGCAGCCCCATTAATTTCTATATATGAGCCCCACATGGTTCCATATTGTGTTGCATACAGTTCAGATGAGCTTTCTAATGATGTCTAATCCTTTCTGGTCCTATCACTGACAATAACATTTGACCTGTAAACAAAATTTGCTGCCCATAAGGCCCCCACACTGGTGTCTTGCTGGACTGGCGCAGCTTACATTTAAGACTTAAATGTGTGATTGTCTTTCAGCACTATTCCACATTGTTTAGGGGAGTACAAAACTATGACGACCCGTATACGGCAGGTGAGTTAACAACTATTATAATAGAATTTCTTAGATTTTACTGCATGTTTGCATACAATAAAATTTCTGTTTAATGCATTTCTGATAGTTGTCTAGTGATCATATGCTGGCTTAATGTTTTCCTCTCCCCAGGGCAGCAGGCGGTGTGCTGTCATTGGTGGGTCTGGCTTTTTGGGCAGACACCTTGTTGAGAAGTTAGTGGACAAAGGATACTCTGTGGCTGTATATGACATCAGACAAAGTTATGAGCTTCCTGGAGTGACATTTCATAAAGGAGATCTCTGCGATAAACAAGTAAGATCACTGTACATTTTTGAAGAGCAGATACAGTAAAGAAATTCATCTTTCCTTACACACTCCACTTGAGTTTTTATCATTTCAAATATGCAGTGTAGTTTAAGACATCCCACATAGGTTTTATAccttgttttatttcttctgtcttgttttccccAGGCTTTACTCCTCGCTCTGAAAGATGTATCTTTAGTGTTTCACTGTGCCTCTCCTGCTCCTTCCAGTGATGACCAGGCTCTGTTCCAGAGGGTCAATGTCGAGGGCACACGTACAGTCATTCAAGCCTGCAAAGAGGCTGGAGTCCAGGTCAACAACCAGATGTTCTCATCCATTTTTAGATTTTGTTTACTTTGCTAGTACTCTCTGACCAAATGATAGAACGGTTGGCATTGTACTAGGAATGAGTAGATGGAGATTTCACATCCAATAGACCTTTAAAATCATGTGTTACTGTTGGATCCTCCGTTCTACCAATACACTACAAACTAGCTAACACTCCTGCACGCTGAAATGATATCACAGAATTAAGTCTCCTATTAAACCTGAACGGTACTACACAGCACCTCCACATACTCAGACTGTAGCTCCTATTGCTAGAGCAACCTTACTTGAAAAGATCAATTCCATGTAGCACAGGAAGCAAAACATAGTTGGGATTTAATATTTGTAATTACTGCAGGATTTTAAATAGGagactccatccatccatcatctgtaactgcttatccaatttagggttgcggggggtccagagcctacctggaatcatcgggcgcaaggcgggaatacaccctggaggggacgccagtccttcacagggcaacacagacacacactcacacctacggacactttcgagtcgccaatccacctgcgacgtgtgtttttggactgtgggaggaaaccggagcacccagaggaaacccacgcggacacagggagaacacaccaactcctcacagacagtcacccggagcgggaatcgaatccacaacctccaggcccctggagctgtgtgactgcgacacctacctgctgcaccaccgtgccgccctaatagGAGACTCCAGTTCTATAATCTAAATGTAATTTGTATTATGTTTGCAGAAACTAGTTCTAACCAGCAGTGCTAGTGTTGTGTTTGAAGGAACTGATATTAAGAATGGAAAAGAGGATTTGCCTTACGCTAAAAAGCCTATTGACTATTATACAGAGACCAAAATCCAACAGGAGAAGGTAAATATGACTTTTTGAAGCAATTTGTCTACTGATGATACATTCTCACCACATGAATGCTGCTTTACTATGCTGCTACTCCAGTTCCATTTGATTCAGTTCAAGAATGTGATTATTATGATTACTTGAGTGCAAAGAAAACATGAAACTTAAAGTTGCCTCAAAGACTAAAATACAAGGTCAGATCATGTGGATGACGAATAATTTctttctcccttcctctctgcATGGCAGCTGGTTTTAGATGCCTGCAGTAAAGAGGAGGGTTTCTTCACTGTGGCAATTCGTCCTCATGGTATCTTTGGCCCTCGAGACCCCCAGCTTGTGCCCATTCTTGTTGATACAGCCCGGCGAGGCAAGATGAAGTTCATCATTGGGTAGGTGGGAGCACATTTGTGCGAGTCAGGAAATACCTTCAAGCTCCTTTAACCATTAAACATAAGTGGATATTCAGATTTCACCTTTTTCCAAACATTTCCAAGTCTCAACTTTTTTGTTGTAGTTGTATTTCAAAAGCATTAACTTCCagcttttctttaaataaagtgAGTTTCTAAGCTTTAGAGTAGACACTGATACATTTAACTCTGAACTGCTGTATGTTTTACAAAGAAACTGCTTTTACAGGCCACTTCAATTGTTGCATTACACCATAAAACCACTAGGTGGCAGACAGGCCTCAGGGATATGGGGAGCATCAGTCATATCCatttgttttacacacacacacacatacacatatatgtCCTGATATGTTCTGAAAGCCATGTGCCTCAAGCACTAGACCTCATTTTTCTTTTGTCAAAAATTTATTgtgatttttgtatttaaataagtagcacaagggcggcacggtggtgcagcaggaagtgttgcagtcacacagctccagggacctggaggttgtgggttcgattcccgctctgggtgactgtctgtgaggagttggtgtgttctccctgtgtccgcgtgggtttcctccaggtgctctggttttctcccacagtccaaaaacaggtgCATTGGCGGAtggttgcaggtggattggcgactcaaaagtgtccgtaggtgtgaatgtgtgtgtgtgtgtgtctgtgttgccctgtgaaggactggcgccccctccagggtgtattcccgccttgtgcccaatgattccaggtaggctctggacccaccgtgaccctgaagtggataagggttacagataatgaatgaatgaataagtagcACAAGTGCATTAACTGGTTTTAATAATGTCCTGTATATGACAGTGTTCTTATATGTAAacttttatgtatatatatatatatatatatatatatatatatgaaattacAATGACAGTGTGCACAAATACATTAATGTGAGAACAAAcatatttaaccatttaatcacAAGGGTTAAACACAAAAGGAAATGGCCTATGTTTTATTGCACAAATGAAACGCACAAAAAATGTAGAGTGTGTCAAATCAAATCAGATTTAGAAAGATTTAACaaatcaaatacattttattttcacatcCATTTCCTCTACAAAATCATATTTTTTGTGGGAGGCTTAAATGATGAAAGGTATGCAAACATGAGCTGAATCAGAAAAAGGAAGGAGCAGATCCCACTATTGTGGCTTGGAAGGAAAGATCAGATCAATATTTGATATGCAACAAGAACTAATTTGACTGCCTCCATCCATTAGACAGCACAGTGGGCTGTAGATTAATATTTCCAACTGGGGACATAATGTGGACTTttctgtgaattttttttttttcagagatgGATCAAATTTGGTCGATTTTACTTTTGTGGAGAATGTCGTCCATGGTCACGTTCTTGCTGCAGAACAACTGAAGTCAGACTCCCCTCTTTGTggaaaggtgagtgtgtgtgtacttggtAATACAGAAGACTAAGAGGAAACTTGAGCATACATCACACATAGTGTGTTTTGAAGATTAAGAAAGTCACCACCCTAAAAAGCAGAGGCAAGACTCATTCATTGTTGGATTTAAGACAtttataaattttatttataaatgtattttatgcaAATATTAGGAAGATATTTATTTTCCTGTGAATTAGTCCAATTACATCTTTTACTACATTTATTGTATTCTACATTCATTTTACTCAGTATAAACTGAGCTGAGCTGTTTGAATGCTCTCTGTGCTGCAGATCTCATGCCTGTACAAAACATCACTTACAGGCTACAGTGCACATATTAGGACATTATTAGATCACAGCGTGAGGTTTCAGACATAAGATAAAGCAGCTGCAGGTCTCTTGTACATTAAACACAATGGGCCATTTCAGAGAAGAGGTTATTAGACCAAGCCAAAGCCTCACTAAACCTTAACAGTTCAAGGGACATTATTAAACATGTTTCTCAAGGAATCAAGTACTCATTCCTGATGAATAATACATGCTTTTGTAGCATGAAGAACATGACAGTGCTGTGtatgtgattttcttttttttttaggtgactGAAGGACAATAATGGCaaaaatgtgaatgaatgtacaaCACATCAAAGAGAACTACAATACAATTTTAGATAATTTAGATATTAAATAATACATGTTTCAGACAATAATGTGAGGAAATAATGGACCAGAAAACTGATAAAATACTCTGCTAAGGTGCCCCGTAGTTCCTTTCCTCAACAACT
This region of Hoplias malabaricus isolate fHopMal1 chromosome 17, fHopMal1.hap1, whole genome shotgun sequence genomic DNA includes:
- the nsdhl gene encoding sterol-4-alpha-carboxylate 3-dehydrogenase, decarboxylating, whose translation is MTTRIRQGSRRCAVIGGSGFLGRHLVEKLVDKGYSVAVYDIRQSYELPGVTFHKGDLCDKQALLLALKDVSLVFHCASPAPSSDDQALFQRVNVEGTRTVIQACKEAGVQKLVLTSSASVVFEGTDIKNGKEDLPYAKKPIDYYTETKIQQEKLVLDACSKEEGFFTVAIRPHGIFGPRDPQLVPILVDTARRGKMKFIIGDGSNLVDFTFVENVVHGHVLAAEQLKSDSPLCGKAYHITNDEPIRFWDFMSQVLVGLGYDAPRYHLPYTLVYGIALLLWLLTLLLRPLVTIKPTFTPMRVALAGTHHYYSCARAKQDMGYQPLVRLQDAITRTVVSYPHLRRGA